The following coding sequences are from one Triticum aestivum cultivar Chinese Spring chromosome 5A, IWGSC CS RefSeq v2.1, whole genome shotgun sequence window:
- the LOC123107569 gene encoding uncharacterized protein, producing MKRLQREMQPAKVKPAPEPRTKGAAAPARALAAEAFTARELDAAEQLIHLSESSASSGTTRAHPVAYAAASGGSSRRSVNGLQAPASGAVFLGGCANREEDEEQEVAGSQRRGKRYRLIAEIYAATEEIGGRSGRKNRKD from the coding sequence ATGAAAAGACTACAGCGCGAGATGCAGCCGGCGAAGGTGAAGCCGGCGCCGGAGCCCAGGACCAAGGGCGCCGCGGCGCCTGCGCGGGCGCTGGCGGCGGAGGCCTTCACGGCGCGCGAGCTCGACGCGGCGGAGCAGCTCATCCATCTCAGCGAGAGCAGCGCGTCCTCGGGCACCACGCGCGCCCACCCCGTCGCCTACGCCGCGGCCTCGGGCGGCTCCTCCCGGCGCTCCGTCAACGGCCTGCAGGCGCCGGCGTCGGGCGCGGTTTTCCTTGGCGGTTGCGCGAACCGGGAGGAAGATGAGGAGCAGGAGGTCGCCGGGAGCCAGCGGAGGGGGAAGCGGTACCGCCTGATCGCCGAGATCTACGCCGCGACGGAGGAAATCGGAGGCCGCAGCGGCCGGAAGAACAGAAAGGATTAG